From Calditrichota bacterium, one genomic window encodes:
- a CDS encoding PilT/PilU family type 4a pilus ATPase, translated as MATNINEIFTETLKLAIKNGASDVHFSSGMPPVLRIIGQLRQVDVEALENSELTELFHSMLNERQKKYFLEHNEIDFAVDLKGLSRFRINFFQHMKGISGAFRIVSNEIKTIQQLRLPVIIEKVLEKKKGLILVTGPTGSGKSTSLAAMINNININNRDHIITIEDPIEYVHKPAKSLIHQREIGIHAEDFPAALRSALREDPDVILVGEMRDTVTIENALRAAETGHLVFSTLHTNSAAETIDRIVNVFPAENQQQVKQLLASTLVAVISQRLIPKALENDRVALMEILVNTDAVKNLIREGKTHQIDSTIQTGVEHGMQSFERSLADLKQNNLISPQLELFEFV; from the coding sequence ATGGCCACCAATATTAATGAAATTTTTACAGAGACATTGAAGCTGGCAATAAAGAATGGAGCATCAGATGTCCATTTTAGTAGTGGAATGCCCCCTGTACTTAGAATTATTGGACAATTACGACAGGTAGATGTTGAGGCTCTTGAGAACTCAGAATTAACCGAGCTCTTTCATTCAATGTTAAATGAGCGGCAAAAGAAATATTTCTTAGAACATAACGAGATTGATTTTGCGGTAGATTTAAAGGGACTATCACGATTCCGGATAAATTTCTTTCAACATATGAAAGGTATTAGTGGCGCGTTCAGAATTGTCAGTAATGAAATTAAAACAATTCAGCAATTGAGATTACCAGTAATTATTGAAAAAGTTTTAGAAAAGAAGAAAGGGCTTATTCTTGTAACCGGCCCCACAGGCTCTGGTAAATCTACATCGCTTGCTGCAATGATAAACAATATTAATATCAATAACCGAGACCATATTATAACGATTGAAGACCCAATTGAATATGTTCATAAGCCTGCTAAAAGTCTAATTCATCAGCGTGAAATTGGCATTCATGCAGAAGACTTTCCTGCTGCTTTGCGTAGCGCTTTACGCGAAGATCCTGATGTAATACTTGTTGGTGAAATGCGTGATACGGTTACAATTGAAAATGCGTTGCGCGCAGCTGAAACAGGGCACCTTGTATTTTCTACTTTGCATACAAATTCTGCGGCAGAAACTATTGACAGAATTGTTAATGTTTTTCCTGCAGAGAACCAGCAACAGGTAAAACAATTGTTGGCCAGTACTCTTGTTGCAGTTATTTCTCAGAGGTTAATACCAAAAGCTTTAGAGAATGACAGGGTTGCATTGATGGAAATTTTAGTAAACACAGATGCCGTTAAAAATCTAATTCGTGAAGGAAAAACGCATCAGATAGATTCTACAATTCAAACAGGTGTTGAGCATGGAATGCAAAGTTTTGAACGTAGCCTGGCAGATTTAAAACAAAACAATTTAATATCACCACAACTTGAACTTTTTGAGTTTGTTTAG
- a CDS encoding MFS transporter yields MNNKKLKNWSWIPSLYYAEGIPYIVVMAVSVIMYKRLGISNTDIALYTSWLYLPWVIKPLWSPIVDILKTKRWWIITMQLLIGFGFAGVAFTIPVSNFFQYTLAFLWLLAFSSATHDIAADGFYMLGLSQHDQAWFVGIRSTFYRLAMITGQGLLIIFAGYIEGNTGLGEASIEVKAAPGFEYTSFVHPDSINKTDIITELNQNDVRVLISPQQLTITAAPRQKNEIDSLISFSNTWNEANGHSSAIEKTSQKAENKSPSWWQSAIVSNLESFLKTYFAPEKKIVSKDIAGNIGAVYFYLSKKPESKEEIVLNFGRDSGDKSLSLISGNRLVFNQDNWNIPAMAVIQLDPKLKEKSSAVFNAQSGNIPLAWSITFGLLSAMFILFFIYHKIILPKPKEDGGSAVINIKSILSEFFNTFILFFKKEKIGAILGFLLLYRFAESQIVKLAAPFLLDNQEAGGLALTTGEVGLVYGTVGLLSLTFGGLLGGFLAAKHGLKFWLLPMAIAINLPDLVYVYLSYSQTDSFLLINLAVAIEQFGYGFGFTAYMLYMIYASEGEHKTAHFAITTAFMALGMMIPGMFSGWLQEIIGYQHFFIWVMIATIPAILIIKLAPLDANFGKKENND; encoded by the coding sequence ATGAATAATAAAAAATTAAAAAATTGGTCATGGATCCCCTCCTTATATTATGCTGAAGGTATTCCTTATATTGTTGTAATGGCTGTGTCGGTTATTATGTATAAACGATTGGGTATTTCAAATACAGATATTGCCCTTTACACAAGCTGGCTATATTTACCATGGGTTATCAAACCATTGTGGAGCCCCATTGTTGATATTTTGAAAACCAAGCGTTGGTGGATAATCACCATGCAATTGCTTATCGGATTTGGTTTTGCCGGTGTGGCGTTCACTATCCCTGTTTCAAATTTTTTTCAGTACACATTAGCATTTTTATGGCTTCTGGCATTTAGTTCCGCCACCCATGATATTGCAGCCGATGGTTTTTACATGCTCGGCCTTTCCCAACATGACCAGGCTTGGTTTGTTGGAATTAGAAGTACATTTTACCGCTTAGCTATGATAACCGGTCAGGGGCTGTTAATAATTTTTGCTGGTTATATTGAGGGAAATACTGGTTTAGGAGAAGCTTCAATTGAAGTTAAAGCAGCACCAGGATTTGAGTATACAAGTTTTGTACATCCGGATTCGATTAACAAAACTGATATAATTACTGAACTAAACCAGAACGATGTAAGAGTTTTAATAAGCCCACAGCAATTAACAATAACCGCAGCTCCACGACAAAAAAATGAAATAGACTCACTGATCTCATTCTCAAATACCTGGAATGAGGCAAATGGCCACTCATCTGCAATTGAAAAAACCTCACAAAAAGCTGAAAATAAATCACCCTCGTGGTGGCAAAGTGCAATTGTATCAAATCTGGAATCATTTTTAAAAACATATTTTGCACCCGAAAAGAAAATTGTTTCAAAAGACATAGCCGGTAATATTGGTGCAGTTTATTTTTACTTATCCAAAAAGCCAGAGAGTAAAGAAGAAATCGTTTTAAATTTTGGCAGAGATTCCGGTGACAAAAGTCTTTCACTTATATCCGGAAACAGACTCGTATTTAATCAGGACAATTGGAATATTCCCGCAATGGCGGTAATTCAACTTGATCCTAAACTAAAAGAAAAATCCTCAGCAGTTTTTAATGCTCAATCAGGTAATATCCCTTTAGCATGGTCAATAACATTTGGCTTGTTATCTGCTATGTTTATTTTATTTTTTATTTATCATAAAATTATACTTCCAAAACCAAAAGAAGATGGTGGCTCAGCAGTTATAAATATAAAGAGTATTTTATCGGAATTTTTTAACACGTTTATTCTGTTTTTTAAAAAGGAAAAAATTGGGGCAATCCTCGGGTTCCTTCTACTATATCGTTTTGCAGAATCACAAATTGTTAAATTAGCCGCACCCTTTTTGCTGGATAACCAAGAGGCAGGCGGATTGGCTTTAACAACAGGTGAAGTAGGCCTTGTTTATGGAACAGTCGGATTGCTGTCTCTAACATTTGGCGGGCTTTTAGGTGGCTTTCTTGCAGCAAAACATGGCTTGAAGTTTTGGTTGCTTCCCATGGCCATTGCAATCAATTTACCAGACCTTGTTTATGTTTATCTCTCCTATTCACAAACAGATAGTTTTTTATTAATTAATCTTGCCGTAGCTATTGAGCAGTTCGGATATGGCTTTGGTTTTACTGCATATATGCTTTATATGATTTATGCATCAGAAGGTGAACATAAAACTGCCCATTTTGCAATCACAACTGCTTTTATGGCTTTAGGTATGATGATTCCCGGAATGTTTAGCGGTTGGCTACAGGAGATTATTGGCTATCAGCACTTTTTTATATGGGTTATGATTGCAACAATACCAGCTATTTTAATAATTAAACTTGCGCCACTTGATGCTAATTTTGGGAAGAAAGAGAATAACGATTAA
- the pilO gene encoding type 4a pilus biogenesis protein PilO — protein MSAKNIFIVLVLSLATVVVAFNFAIYNPAEEERLLLQKQLNKTVQKFKNASRAKKDLENIRERIDIENDRLSEIKKKFIEKNDLSNITLQIRERTNQHHLKLLEFTPVFKFYFADTSKSPVKSLPFSVIVTGKFIDIGKFVESWNDFDFYIIPEEIQIEKLNNKSNNLEAMIVGRFYAWAKDQDKK, from the coding sequence ATGTCAGCAAAAAATATATTTATAGTGCTTGTTCTTAGCCTTGCAACAGTTGTTGTAGCTTTTAACTTTGCCATTTATAATCCTGCAGAAGAAGAGCGTTTGCTTTTGCAAAAACAGCTAAATAAAACAGTACAAAAATTTAAAAATGCCAGTAGGGCAAAAAAGGATTTAGAGAATATAAGAGAAAGAATAGATATTGAAAATGACCGTCTTTCAGAAATTAAAAAGAAATTTATAGAAAAGAACGATCTCAGCAATATTACACTTCAAATACGTGAACGGACAAACCAGCATCACCTTAAATTACTGGAGTTTACTCCTGTCTTTAAATTTTATTTTGCAGATACTTCAAAATCGCCGGTTAAGTCATTGCCATTTTCTGTTATAGTAACCGGAAAATTTATTGATATTGGCAAGTTTGTTGAAAGCTGGAATGATTTCGATTTTTATATCATTCCTGAAGAAATTCAAATTGAAAAATTGAATAACAAATCAAACAACCTGGAAGCAATGATTGTAGGCCGTTTTTATGCATGGGCAAAAGATCAGGATAAAAAATGA
- a CDS encoding SpoIID/LytB domain-containing protein: MLIPDIIPDQEPQINVGIILPEDNITDLTLHIPSNDYQIFLNNQSYNLAKESVIILEFIQGEIHLAFDQQKISTQAKIEISPKNKISPSNKSGIKVRSVIAGRGFHWQKFIEVFLPDTVIVNIIEDSLILINQMPLEHYVMCVATSEMGAECPEALIEAQTVAARSWLLANVEQKHRHMEMDICNDDCCQRYQGTTFLTEQSKAGALNTSGQVIVYDNKICDARYSKSCGGMMESFGYIWPGNDEDYLQAIPDSKNMLPELEKPLSEENNFSNWVNSTPHAFCSSNTVAEKDLKKYLGSVDEEGEYFRWQKSVSQKELKETIYNFAGISVKSINKLEIISRGMSGRINKLNIHYLDHNDKANTFRINSEYDVRRYLSTSFLYSSAITISEQNIKNGIPQDFLFNGAGWGHGVGLCQIGALGMSLNNYKSEEILYHYYPGSLLKKIY; encoded by the coding sequence ATGCTTATACCAGATATAATTCCAGATCAAGAACCCCAGATTAATGTTGGAATAATTCTTCCTGAAGACAATATCACTGATCTTACCTTACATATTCCATCAAATGATTATCAAATATTCTTAAATAACCAGAGCTATAATCTTGCTAAAGAATCTGTTATTATACTTGAATTTATACAGGGAGAAATCCATCTCGCATTTGATCAACAGAAAATTTCAACACAAGCCAAAATTGAAATTTCTCCAAAAAACAAGATATCTCCTTCGAACAAATCAGGAATAAAAGTCCGTTCGGTAATTGCAGGAAGAGGATTTCATTGGCAAAAGTTTATAGAAGTTTTTCTTCCCGACACAGTTATTGTAAATATAATTGAGGACTCACTTATTCTGATAAACCAGATGCCGCTTGAACATTACGTTATGTGTGTGGCGACATCCGAGATGGGGGCTGAATGCCCCGAAGCATTAATTGAAGCCCAAACCGTCGCAGCCCGTAGCTGGCTTTTGGCAAATGTTGAACAAAAACATCGTCACATGGAAATGGATATTTGCAATGATGATTGCTGCCAACGCTACCAGGGAACAACATTTTTAACCGAACAATCAAAAGCCGGTGCGTTAAATACCAGTGGGCAAGTTATAGTTTATGACAACAAGATTTGTGATGCGCGCTATTCAAAAAGTTGCGGTGGGATGATGGAATCCTTTGGATATATATGGCCAGGAAATGACGAAGATTATTTGCAAGCTATCCCGGACTCGAAAAACATGTTACCTGAATTAGAAAAGCCTTTGAGTGAAGAAAACAATTTTTCAAATTGGGTAAACTCAACACCCCATGCATTTTGCAGTTCAAATACGGTAGCCGAGAAAGACCTGAAAAAATATCTCGGTTCTGTCGATGAGGAAGGCGAATATTTTAGATGGCAAAAGTCAGTTTCTCAAAAAGAGTTGAAGGAAACAATATATAATTTTGCTGGGATTTCTGTAAAGTCAATAAACAAGTTAGAAATTATCTCAAGAGGTATGTCAGGAAGAATAAACAAATTGAATATTCATTACCTTGATCACAATGACAAAGCCAATACATTCAGGATCAATAGCGAATATGATGTCCGTCGTTATTTATCAACAAGTTTTCTCTACAGCTCTGCTATTACAATTTCTGAACAAAACATAAAGAATGGTATCCCTCAAGATTTTTTATTTAATGGTGCAGGTTGGGGCCATGGCGTTGGTCTTTGTCAGATCGGCGCACTTGGGATGTCACTAAATAATTACAAATCAGAAGAGATTTTATATCACTATTATCCTGGTAGCCTTCTAAAAAAAATATATTGA